A genomic segment from Luteibacter aegosomatis encodes:
- a CDS encoding GNAT family N-acetyltransferase, which yields MTGSTGVRRALPRDAAGIVLCLDALGYVSPCSDVVCRLQALIDSDLDEVFVCEKDEGIVGMASLHTIPLLHRPGYLVRITSLAVRPGFQRQGHGRRLLGAIENWSLAHGVSRVEVTSGDHRPLAHRFYEMAGYAAEERRFMKHLNAMT from the coding sequence GTGACTGGATCAACGGGAGTACGACGAGCGCTTCCTCGCGATGCAGCCGGCATCGTCCTTTGTTTGGACGCGCTCGGATACGTCTCGCCGTGTTCGGATGTTGTCTGCCGACTGCAGGCTTTGATCGACTCCGATCTGGACGAGGTCTTTGTTTGTGAGAAGGACGAGGGCATTGTCGGCATGGCCAGCTTGCATACGATCCCGCTGTTGCATCGCCCTGGCTACCTGGTTCGAATCACGTCATTGGCAGTGCGACCTGGGTTTCAACGCCAAGGCCATGGACGCCGCCTTCTTGGTGCTATCGAGAACTGGTCGCTGGCTCATGGCGTTTCGCGGGTCGAGGTCACTAGTGGTGACCACCGGCCGCTGGCTCACAGATTTTATGAAATGGCCGGCTACGCTGCCGAAGAGCGAAGATTCATGAAGCATCTGAACGCAATGACATGA
- a CDS encoding tyrosine-type recombinase/integrase: MAQGDTVAVALDAYLGVIAQRRHRGEIRESTEKDYRKHVDKLRQVFGAIRLVDVDVPMLVRWRDVRAAKSPTQFNLERTNLLEAFKVAVERGMVTSNPVAQLGRAVTRPRDRYASDGDVNTLLQYAPRPVQAAVMLAVSTGLRQGDILALKLSDFDDTGLTIRPSKTKGKTRKALHFPWSPGMRLACDLAATKVAGIGGHWLRRRDGQPYTSDGFRTLWNRAMAKTLAEHPEVVRFTFHDLRAKAGTDADDWQLLGHLDQKTHSRVYDRKAKTVRPAR, translated from the coding sequence GTGGCGCAGGGCGACACCGTGGCGGTAGCCCTGGACGCCTACCTCGGCGTCATAGCCCAGCGGCGCCACCGTGGCGAAATCAGGGAATCGACCGAGAAGGACTACCGGAAGCACGTCGACAAGCTTCGGCAGGTCTTCGGGGCGATTCGGTTGGTGGACGTGGACGTCCCGATGCTGGTCCGTTGGCGTGACGTTCGTGCGGCCAAGTCGCCAACCCAGTTCAACCTGGAGCGCACGAATCTTCTCGAGGCGTTCAAGGTGGCGGTCGAGCGAGGAATGGTGACCAGCAATCCGGTCGCCCAGCTCGGCAGGGCCGTCACGCGTCCTCGCGACCGGTATGCCTCCGATGGGGATGTGAACACGCTGCTCCAGTACGCGCCACGCCCCGTCCAGGCCGCCGTGATGTTGGCCGTGTCCACCGGGCTTCGTCAGGGCGACATCCTCGCCCTTAAGCTTTCCGATTTCGACGACACCGGCCTGACGATCCGCCCCAGCAAGACCAAGGGCAAGACGCGGAAGGCGCTCCACTTCCCATGGTCGCCGGGCATGCGCCTGGCATGCGACTTGGCGGCCACGAAGGTCGCCGGAATCGGCGGCCACTGGCTCAGGCGCCGGGACGGCCAGCCCTACACCTCGGATGGCTTCCGCACGCTCTGGAACCGCGCCATGGCGAAGACCTTGGCCGAGCACCCGGAGGTCGTCCGCTTCACCTTCCACGACCTACGCGCGAAGGCTGGAACGGATGCGGACGACTGGCAGCTTCTGGGTCACCTCGACCAGAAAACCCATTCCAGGGTGTACGATCGGAAGGCGAAAACGGTGCGCCCGGCCCGCTAA
- a CDS encoding DUF4224 domain-containing protein — MALFLTRDELAEISGRKQRGKVAEWLTANGYRFEIAADGWPRVLRAAVDAKLMPTSVKRTMQRKEPDFTAYGTSTKAA; from the coding sequence ATGGCCCTATTCCTCACCCGTGACGAGTTGGCCGAGATCAGCGGACGGAAGCAGCGCGGAAAGGTCGCCGAGTGGCTCACCGCCAACGGCTACCGCTTCGAGATCGCCGCCGACGGCTGGCCCCGCGTCCTGCGCGCCGCGGTCGACGCCAAGTTGATGCCCACCTCGGTCAAGCGCACCATGCAACGAAAGGAACCGGACTTCACGGCCTATGGCACGTCCACGAAAGCAGCGTAG
- a CDS encoding DUF6378 domain-containing protein, whose product MTTAAEILRAAAGHIEDRAAQRDQPGGERSMARTVAAFNALTGHQLSERDGWLFMTTLKMARACCTPTGIPDDYEDGAAYIGLAGESAHG is encoded by the coding sequence ATGACCACCGCTGCCGAAATCCTACGCGCCGCCGCCGGCCACATCGAGGACCGCGCGGCGCAGCGCGATCAGCCCGGCGGCGAGCGCAGCATGGCGCGCACCGTGGCGGCCTTCAACGCCCTGACCGGCCACCAGCTAAGCGAGCGCGACGGCTGGCTGTTCATGACCACCCTGAAGATGGCCCGTGCGTGCTGCACACCCACGGGCATTCCTGACGACTACGAAGACGGCGCGGCCTATATCGGCCTTGCTGGGGAGAGTGCACATGGGTAA
- a CDS encoding DNA cytosine methyltransferase produces MADGNSTGYFDFGHELVVDFFAGGGGASLGITDGYRAPDIAVNHNPVAIAVHRANHPESTTKHYTTDVFELDPIDVTGGRPVGIFWASPDCRHFSKAKGKAPRSKRVRGLAWVVIRWAAKSRPRLIFLENVEEFQKWGPIDDAGRPIKEHEGRTFQAFKLALSTGIPSGHPDLPEILAAIPDVTEAQLVRGLGYRVEFREERAYVQGAPTIRKRLYMVARADGEPIKWFTKSHGKPTDPAVLAGLAKPWRTAADCVDFSIPCPSVHDRKKRLAENTERRIAYGMERHVFDAEHPFIVPMRGTSASHTSTHGTDVPLSTVTGGGTHHGLVVPVLTECANASSPRVFSVGEPLRTQCAQVKGGHFALMAATLMHLTHHGDGHIAPLDGPLATVTGANRGEQALIGATLIQTGYGEREGQDPRVPGLGKPLGTVVAGGVKHGVVQASGVEAAFMLQASGGPNGNKSIGHDARTPVSTITGTGSHQQVVTAYLMKFYKTGGSSDLNEPMHTLPTKDRMAVVQTISIPRGALTEDQWRKAQLTARFLAHYLPHRFPPIEGDALTIIILGDHVLVDIGLRMLTPRELARAMGVPDWYVIERGLFETAPGSGIFVWKKISKTDQVRLIGNMVCKDMAEDLVRENAAELRFIDRRVAA; encoded by the coding sequence ATGGCTGACGGAAACAGCACCGGTTACTTCGACTTCGGCCACGAACTGGTCGTCGACTTCTTCGCGGGCGGCGGTGGCGCCAGCCTGGGCATCACGGACGGATATCGCGCGCCGGACATAGCCGTGAACCATAACCCGGTCGCGATTGCTGTGCATCGCGCGAACCACCCCGAGTCCACGACGAAGCACTACACGACCGACGTGTTCGAACTTGACCCCATCGACGTCACCGGTGGTCGTCCTGTCGGCATCTTCTGGGCGTCACCAGACTGCCGGCACTTCAGCAAGGCGAAGGGCAAGGCACCGCGGTCTAAGCGCGTGCGCGGCCTCGCCTGGGTCGTCATCCGCTGGGCTGCGAAATCGCGCCCGCGCCTGATCTTCCTCGAGAACGTCGAAGAGTTTCAGAAGTGGGGGCCGATCGACGACGCCGGGCGTCCCATCAAAGAACACGAGGGTCGTACCTTCCAGGCTTTCAAGCTCGCGCTTTCGACCGGCATCCCCAGCGGGCACCCCGACCTCCCGGAGATCCTCGCCGCTATCCCCGACGTCACCGAAGCGCAGCTCGTGCGGGGCCTCGGCTATCGCGTTGAGTTCCGCGAGGAGCGCGCCTACGTCCAGGGAGCCCCGACCATCCGCAAGCGTCTTTACATGGTCGCCCGAGCCGACGGAGAGCCCATAAAGTGGTTCACGAAGTCGCACGGCAAGCCGACCGATCCGGCCGTGCTCGCTGGGCTGGCTAAGCCGTGGCGGACGGCGGCCGATTGCGTCGACTTTTCGATCCCGTGCCCGTCGGTGCATGACCGCAAGAAGCGCTTGGCCGAAAATACCGAGCGGCGCATCGCGTACGGCATGGAGCGTCATGTGTTCGACGCCGAGCATCCGTTCATCGTGCCCATGCGCGGAACCAGCGCCAGCCATACGTCCACCCACGGCACGGACGTTCCGCTCTCTACCGTGACCGGCGGTGGCACCCACCACGGCCTGGTCGTTCCCGTGCTGACCGAATGCGCCAACGCGAGCAGCCCGCGTGTTTTCTCTGTCGGCGAGCCGCTCCGCACGCAATGTGCCCAGGTGAAGGGCGGCCACTTCGCGCTCATGGCCGCTACGCTGATGCACCTCACGCACCACGGCGACGGACACATCGCACCGCTCGACGGGCCGCTTGCGACGGTGACCGGCGCGAACCGCGGCGAGCAGGCGCTTATCGGCGCCACGCTTATTCAGACCGGCTACGGGGAGCGCGAAGGCCAGGACCCGCGCGTGCCTGGCCTCGGTAAGCCGCTCGGCACTGTTGTGGCCGGTGGCGTCAAGCACGGGGTCGTGCAGGCATCCGGGGTCGAGGCAGCATTCATGCTCCAGGCTAGCGGCGGCCCGAACGGCAACAAGTCGATCGGTCACGACGCGCGCACGCCGGTCAGCACCATCACCGGCACAGGGAGCCACCAGCAGGTGGTGACCGCTTACCTGATGAAATTCTACAAAACGGGCGGCTCGTCGGACCTCAATGAGCCGATGCACACCCTTCCGACGAAAGATCGGATGGCCGTTGTCCAGACGATTTCGATCCCGCGTGGAGCCCTTACGGAAGATCAGTGGCGGAAGGCGCAGCTGACGGCGAGGTTCCTCGCGCATTACCTGCCACACCGGTTCCCGCCCATCGAGGGCGACGCGCTCACGATCATCATCCTGGGCGACCACGTGCTGGTGGACATCGGCCTCCGGATGCTCACCCCACGCGAACTGGCGCGCGCCATGGGCGTCCCGGACTGGTACGTCATCGAACGCGGGCTCTTTGAGACCGCCCCCGGTTCCGGGATCTTCGTCTGGAAGAAAATCAGCAAAACCGACCAGGTGAGGCTGATCGGAAACATGGTCTGCAAGGACATGGCCGAGGATCTCGTGCGCGAAAACGCCGCCGAACTGCGGTTCATCGACCGGCGGGTGGCCGCATGA
- a CDS encoding recombination-associated protein RdgC, which translates to MFFRNLTLFRFSPAVADDLERLDDVLPKHRMRPVGPMELSTTGFVSPLGRNEDALTHSLFGVVMVAVGGETKLLPSAVVNDELANRVQKIAETEGRKVSSRERKRIKDDVLNELLPRAFVRGSRTRAYADVVAGWLIIDTSSRKAAEDVLTELRGALGSFPAVPLAPEESPRILLTHWVSSGKLPKGFELGDEIELRDPATASGAIARCRRQDLDTDEVREHLRTGKQVFKIGLVFEDRISFVLSEALVLTKVRFTDVVLDEQPDSPESAAAEADANLAIMTGEYARLLSKLADVFKLPRPE; encoded by the coding sequence ATGTTCTTCCGCAACCTCACTCTCTTCCGCTTCTCGCCGGCCGTGGCCGACGACCTCGAACGCCTGGACGACGTGCTGCCCAAGCACCGCATGCGCCCGGTCGGTCCGATGGAGCTCTCGACGACCGGATTCGTGTCGCCCCTCGGACGTAACGAGGACGCGCTGACGCATAGCTTGTTCGGCGTCGTCATGGTGGCCGTCGGCGGCGAGACGAAGCTCCTGCCCTCGGCCGTGGTGAACGACGAGCTCGCCAACCGCGTGCAGAAGATCGCCGAGACCGAAGGGCGGAAGGTCAGCAGCCGGGAGCGGAAGCGCATCAAGGACGACGTCCTTAACGAGCTGCTGCCGCGCGCCTTCGTCAGGGGTTCACGCACCCGTGCTTACGCGGACGTGGTGGCCGGCTGGTTGATTATCGACACCAGCTCGCGAAAGGCGGCCGAGGATGTGCTGACGGAGCTGCGCGGCGCCCTTGGCAGCTTCCCCGCCGTGCCGCTCGCGCCGGAGGAATCGCCGCGCATCCTGCTCACGCACTGGGTGTCGTCAGGCAAGCTTCCGAAGGGCTTCGAGCTGGGCGACGAGATCGAGCTGCGCGACCCGGCTACGGCCTCCGGCGCGATCGCCCGGTGCCGCCGGCAGGACCTGGACACCGACGAGGTGCGCGAGCACCTGCGCACCGGCAAGCAGGTCTTCAAGATCGGCCTAGTGTTCGAGGACCGCATCAGCTTTGTGCTGAGCGAGGCCCTCGTCCTTACGAAGGTGCGTTTCACCGACGTGGTGCTGGACGAGCAGCCGGACTCCCCCGAATCCGCGGCAGCCGAGGCCGACGCGAATTTGGCGATCATGACCGGCGAGTACGCGCGCCTGCTCTCGAAGCTGGCCGACGTTTTCAAGCTGCCGAGGCCCGAGTGA
- the ssb gene encoding single-stranded DNA-binding protein, with the protein MSRGINKVILVGNLGQDPDLRYTGGGTAVATLSIATSEQWTDKQSGEKQERTEWHRVKLFGKIAEVAGEYLKTGRQVYIEGSLRHDKYTDREGIERYTADVIASELQMLGGQSGPRAGDSYADSRYGGGERTNGRTGSRTSKGRAQQNFEQHRSHDTPPQSAGVPASESFEGDDIPF; encoded by the coding sequence ATGTCGCGAGGAATCAACAAGGTCATCCTGGTCGGCAACCTCGGCCAGGACCCGGATCTTCGCTACACGGGCGGTGGCACGGCGGTGGCCACCCTGAGCATCGCCACGTCCGAGCAGTGGACCGACAAGCAGTCGGGCGAGAAGCAGGAGCGCACCGAATGGCACCGCGTGAAGCTGTTCGGCAAGATCGCCGAGGTCGCGGGCGAATACCTGAAGACGGGCCGCCAGGTCTACATCGAGGGATCGCTGCGCCACGACAAGTACACCGACCGCGAAGGCATCGAACGATACACCGCCGACGTCATCGCGAGCGAGCTTCAGATGCTCGGCGGACAGTCCGGACCGCGCGCGGGCGACAGCTACGCCGATTCCCGGTACGGCGGCGGAGAGCGCACCAACGGGCGCACCGGGTCGCGCACCAGCAAGGGTCGCGCACAGCAGAACTTCGAACAGCATCGGAGCCACGACACGCCGCCTCAGAGCGCAGGTGTCCCGGCGAGCGAGTCCTTCGAAGGCGACGACATCCCCTTTTGA
- a CDS encoding S24 family peptidase, whose product MDISRIRHINLHWLLKELEARGITRAKDQALALGPMSASFLSQLKGGKKMGDDVARKLEAATGKGHGWMDRPQWDELTVGPIQPVSQSDATPVHIPRSAFRRVPVVGTASLGMDGYWTDLEYPVGHGDGYFEFPTTDKDAYVLQVRGGSMHPAIRSGWYVVIEPNKTPQMGEFVMVKLADGRSTVKEFLWHRDGEYVLNAIANNERLVVDEADIDVIHHVGGILPPSGRQG is encoded by the coding sequence ATGGATATCAGCCGCATTCGCCACATCAACCTGCACTGGCTCCTGAAGGAGCTGGAGGCCAGAGGCATCACGCGCGCGAAGGACCAGGCCTTGGCTCTTGGGCCGATGAGCGCCTCGTTCCTCAGCCAGCTGAAAGGCGGCAAAAAAATGGGGGATGACGTGGCACGGAAGCTGGAGGCAGCAACCGGCAAGGGCCATGGCTGGATGGACCGGCCACAGTGGGACGAGCTCACGGTGGGACCGATTCAACCAGTCTCACAATCTGATGCGACGCCTGTCCATATTCCCCGCTCGGCCTTTCGGAGGGTGCCTGTCGTGGGTACGGCGAGCTTGGGGATGGATGGATACTGGACGGACCTCGAGTACCCGGTCGGGCACGGGGATGGCTACTTTGAGTTCCCGACCACGGACAAGGACGCCTACGTCCTCCAGGTCCGCGGCGGATCCATGCACCCTGCCATCCGATCTGGCTGGTACGTCGTCATCGAGCCGAACAAGACGCCCCAGATGGGCGAGTTCGTCATGGTGAAGCTGGCCGATGGCCGCAGCACCGTGAAGGAGTTCCTGTGGCACCGGGACGGCGAGTACGTGCTGAACGCGATCGCCAACAACGAGCGCCTGGTAGTCGACGAAGCGGACATCGACGTGATCCACCATGTGGGTGGCATCCTTCCGCCCAGTGGTCGCCAAGGCTGA
- a CDS encoding transcriptional regulator, whose amino-acid sequence MHPIDRVIEIVGGQEKLASILAIKSPSISGWRMRNRVPAERCIAIERATNGIVTRYDLRPDVFGTPAMVGERG is encoded by the coding sequence ATGCATCCCATCGATCGCGTCATCGAGATTGTCGGCGGCCAGGAAAAGCTGGCGTCCATCCTGGCGATCAAGTCGCCGTCCATCAGCGGCTGGCGCATGCGAAACCGCGTCCCGGCTGAGCGGTGCATCGCGATCGAGCGAGCGACCAACGGCATTGTGACGCGGTACGACCTCCGCCCCGACGTCTTCGGCACCCCGGCGATGGTAGGGGAGCGAGGCTGA
- a CDS encoding DUF2513 domain-containing protein, with the protein MSGHLPGHIGVIGEALRGVSWVRQQASYHREGLMKLDRDMQRSILEKAAAAFPARITWDEGDFPGVADDDLIGNLRYLEQHGLIDAGLAHSYDGWHQSIGTEITADGFDFLEGDGGLGAILGVVTIRLHEDTLKDLIAARIQEAPLEPADKKKWSDALRALPSDATKHLAMKLVDLGLSHGQDALRLLEKWFGQP; encoded by the coding sequence ATGTCAGGCCACCTTCCCGGCCATATTGGTGTGATAGGCGAGGCCCTGCGCGGGGTAAGCTGGGTGCGCCAGCAAGCCAGCTACCACCGCGAGGGCCTCATGAAACTGGATAGGGATATGCAGCGCAGCATTTTGGAGAAGGCCGCAGCGGCGTTTCCTGCGCGCATCACTTGGGATGAAGGAGACTTTCCCGGTGTCGCCGACGATGACCTCATCGGAAACCTTCGGTACCTCGAGCAGCACGGGCTGATCGACGCCGGGCTGGCACACAGCTACGACGGCTGGCACCAGTCCATAGGCACCGAGATCACCGCGGATGGCTTCGACTTCCTTGAAGGCGATGGCGGCCTTGGCGCCATTCTTGGCGTCGTGACGATCAGGCTTCATGAGGACACCCTGAAAGACCTGATAGCGGCGCGGATTCAGGAAGCCCCGCTAGAGCCCGCTGATAAGAAGAAATGGTCCGATGCGCTTCGAGCGCTTCCTTCCGACGCCACAAAACACCTGGCGATGAAACTCGTGGACCTCGGGCTGTCTCATGGGCAGGACGCACTGCGACTGCTTGAAAAATGGTTCGGCCAGCCGTGA
- a CDS encoding replicative DNA helicase: protein MSGNLSEAAVVGSCMIDERAYWQVADLLTAADFTHRGYASLYAEIRARANAGVTTDAFVIADDRPELREVIFGEPLQQQWRHGNVRAYAEAVQRAAITRRVRQAGQQIAQLSGDDVIGQAQRLVGACAPHTAGGMRHIREFGRMSFDAIQARLDATGDLTGVPTGLGKLDELTGGYQPGDLIVIAALPSVGKTAFALQSTRAGAEFAKAEGKGRHIGVFSLEMSGVQLNDRLIASAGRFDSKLLRMPKRIEDHDWPRITGGSTIVANLPILIDDHAGLTLDVLCARVRQCHAVTPFAMIVIDYLQLITPPKADREDIAIGIISRTLKTLAKELGIPIVVLSQLNKEFTDRPRLKNLRGSGAIGQDADVVMFLHRPDETARDYVELLLDKQRNGETADIALEFIGRYQLFQLATARPAGLKSSRAITADQMWDSLDSGDSF from the coding sequence ATGAGCGGCAACCTTTCCGAAGCCGCCGTCGTCGGCTCGTGCATGATCGACGAACGGGCCTACTGGCAGGTCGCCGACCTGCTCACGGCCGCGGACTTCACTCACCGCGGCTACGCCTCGCTGTACGCCGAGATCCGCGCCAGGGCCAACGCGGGCGTGACGACTGACGCGTTCGTGATCGCCGACGACCGGCCGGAGCTGCGCGAGGTCATCTTCGGCGAGCCGCTCCAGCAGCAATGGCGGCACGGGAACGTCCGGGCCTACGCCGAGGCAGTGCAGCGTGCCGCCATCACGCGCCGCGTGCGCCAGGCTGGTCAGCAGATCGCGCAACTGAGCGGCGATGACGTGATTGGTCAGGCCCAGCGCCTGGTCGGAGCCTGCGCGCCACATACCGCTGGCGGCATGCGCCACATCCGCGAGTTCGGCCGGATGTCCTTCGACGCGATCCAGGCTCGCCTGGATGCAACGGGCGACCTGACTGGCGTTCCCACCGGGCTCGGCAAGCTCGACGAGCTCACCGGCGGATACCAGCCCGGCGATCTGATCGTCATCGCGGCATTGCCGAGCGTTGGCAAGACCGCATTTGCGCTACAGAGCACGCGGGCTGGCGCTGAATTCGCGAAGGCGGAAGGCAAGGGCAGGCACATCGGCGTGTTCTCGCTGGAAATGAGCGGGGTGCAGCTCAACGACCGCCTGATTGCCTCCGCTGGCCGGTTCGACAGCAAGCTCCTGCGCATGCCCAAGCGCATCGAGGACCACGACTGGCCTCGCATCACCGGTGGCTCGACGATCGTCGCAAACCTGCCGATCCTGATCGACGACCACGCAGGCCTGACGCTCGATGTCCTGTGCGCGCGCGTTCGCCAGTGTCACGCCGTGACGCCGTTCGCGATGATCGTGATCGACTACCTGCAGCTGATCACGCCGCCCAAGGCGGACCGCGAGGACATCGCGATCGGCATCATCTCGCGGACGCTCAAGACCCTGGCCAAGGAGCTTGGCATCCCGATCGTGGTGCTTTCGCAGTTGAACAAGGAGTTCACCGACCGTCCGCGCCTGAAGAACCTGCGCGGCTCCGGCGCCATTGGGCAGGACGCCGACGTTGTCATGTTCCTGCACCGGCCCGACGAAACCGCCCGCGATTACGTTGAGCTGTTGCTGGACAAGCAGCGAAACGGCGAGACCGCCGATATAGCGCTGGAATTCATCGGACGCTACCAGCTGTTCCAGCTGGCGACGGCGCGGCCGGCCGGCCTGAAGAGCAGTCGGGCAATCACCGCTGACCAGATGTGGGACAGCCTCGACAGTGGGGATTCGTTCTGA